GGGTGTACAACTCGTAGAGCTTGGCCGGGTCTTCCGCGCCCATCTGCAGGTCATCGAGGCCGATGTCCAGCGGCACGTCGACTTTGATGGTCGCCAGTTGATAGGAGAGGAAAGCCATCTCCTTGTGCTCTTCGAGCTTGGCCGGCAGGGTTTTCGCGCCGCGAATCGGCAGGGTCGGGACGATGTCGAGATTCGCGTACAGCTCGGTCAGGCCGCCGTTGACGCCGACCAGCAGGCCGGAGGCGGTCTTTGGACCGATGCCGGGAACCCCCGGAATGTTGTCGGAAGAATCGCCCATCAGCGCCAGATAATCGATGATCTGCTCGGGTGCGACGCCGAATTTCTCCTTCACGCCCTCCACATCCATCGAGCTACCGGACATGGTGTTGACCAAGGTAATGTGGCCATCGACCAGTTGCGCCATGTCCTTGTCGCCGGTGGAGATGATCACCGGACGATCCGCCGCCGCGCTGCTGCGTGCCAGGGTGCCGATCACGTCGTCAGCCTCGACGCCTTCCACGCACAGCAGCGGGAAGCCGAGGGCGATCACGCTCTGGTGCAGCGGCTCGATCTGCACCCGCATGTCGTCGGGCATGCTTGGGCGGTTGGCCTTGTATTCGGCGTACATCTCATCGCGAAACGTCCCGCCCTTGGCATCGAAGACCACGGCGAACGGGCTGTCCGGGTACTGCTTGCGCAGACTCTTGAGCATGTTCAGCACACCTTTGACCGCGCCGGTCGGCAGGCCTTTGGAGGTGGTCAGCGGTGGCAGGGCGTGGAAAGCGCGGTACAGGTAAGACGAACCGTCCACCAGGACGAGGGGGGCTTGGCTCATGAGCAGAATCAACCTTTTCGGCGGGCCCGGCGCTAGAATAGCGGGACCGTTGACGACAAAGGGACAAGGTTATCATGCGTACGTTAAATCGCTTGCTGCTGGTCGGTTTGATTGCGGCCTCACCATTGGCCGCGATGGCGGCGGATGATGCGCCGTCAAAGGAGCCGGAAGTTACCATTAACACGCACACCGAAGGCGACAAGGTCATTCAGGAATACAGCCGCAGTGGCTTCGTGTATGCGATCAAGGTCACGCCGAAGGGCGGCAAACCGTATTTTCTGGTGCGCGCCGATGGTTCGGACGTGAACTACATCCGTTCCGACCAGCCGGATATGCTGATTCCGTCGTGGGAAATCTTTACCTGGAAGTAAGATTCCCGACTTTTAATCGGCGCCGCTTGATCGCGGCGCCCGAACTGAGCAGTTTTTAACCATGTCTGTGTTCACCCCCCTGGCTCGGCCCGAGCTGGAAACCTTTCTCGCCCCTTACGGGCTCGGCCGTCTGCTTGATTTCCAGGGGATCGCCGCCGGCAGCGAAAACACCAATTTCTTTATCAGCCTGGAGCAGGGCGAATTCGTCCTGACCCTGGTCGAGCGCGGCCCGGTGCAGGAAATGCCGTTCTTCATCGACCTGCTCGACGTGCTGCACGAGGCTGATCTGCCGGTGCCCTACGCGCTGCGTACCACTGACGGCGTGGCCCTGCGTGAACTGAAGGGTAAACCGGCATTGCTCCAGCCGCGCCTGTCCGGCAAGCACATCAAAGTTGCCAACGCCCAGCATTGCGCGCAGGTCGGCGAGTTGCAGGCGCATCTGCACCTGGCGACCCAGGGCGAGCGCATGATCAAGCGCAAGACCGATCGTGGCCTGGACTGGATGCTGGAGGAGGGCACGGAGTTTCTTTCGCATCTGGCGGACGAGCCGCGTGCGCTGCTGCACAAGGCGCTGGAGGAAATCACGGCGCAGAAAGACAGAATCCTCGCGCTGCCACGGGCGAACATTCACGCAGACCTGTTCCGCGATAACGCGATGTTCGAAGGCACGCACCTGACCGGGTTGATTGACTTCTACAACGCCTGCTCGGGACCGATGCTCTATGACGTGGCGATTGCTTTGAACGACTGGTGTTCGGATGAGGATGGCTTGATTGACGGGCCGCGTGCCCGCGCATTCCTCGGTGCCTATGCGGCGCTGCGTCCGTTCACGGCCGCTGAAGCGGAGCTGTGGCCGACCCTGCTGCGCGTGGCGTGTGTGCG
The Pseudomonas fluorescens genome window above contains:
- a CDS encoding DUF2782 domain-containing protein translates to MRTLNRLLLVGLIAASPLAAMAADDAPSKEPEVTINTHTEGDKVIQEYSRSGFVYAIKVTPKGGKPYFLVRADGSDVNYIRSDQPDMLIPSWEIFTWK
- a CDS encoding homoserine kinase, which encodes MSVFTPLARPELETFLAPYGLGRLLDFQGIAAGSENTNFFISLEQGEFVLTLVERGPVQEMPFFIDLLDVLHEADLPVPYALRTTDGVALRELKGKPALLQPRLSGKHIKVANAQHCAQVGELQAHLHLATQGERMIKRKTDRGLDWMLEEGTEFLSHLADEPRALLHKALEEITAQKDRILALPRANIHADLFRDNAMFEGTHLTGLIDFYNACSGPMLYDVAIALNDWCSDEDGLIDGPRARAFLGAYAALRPFTAAEAELWPTLLRVACVRFWLSRLIAAEQFAGQDVLIHDPREFEQRLAQRQQVHTPLPFAL